In Halosegnis marinus, one genomic interval encodes:
- a CDS encoding DUF7550 family protein produces the protein MSDDAHDDGGGHESEYATERTTAPQSDYTNREVAIGFAVALLGMAVVFAVPVLLA, from the coding sequence ATGAGCGACGACGCCCACGACGACGGCGGCGGCCACGAGAGCGAGTACGCCACGGAGCGGACGACCGCCCCGCAGTCCGACTACACGAACCGCGAGGTCGCCATCGGCTTCGCGGTCGCGCTGCTCGGCATGGCCGTCGTCTTCGCCGTGCCGGTCCTGCTGGCGTAG
- a CDS encoding class I adenylate-forming enzyme family protein: MRDWLALRAGATPTRTALVDARTGRATTYGALDARVEELAGRLSALGVGVDDHLGVVAGTRPAFLELVHAAARVGAVLVPLNARYTAAELRETAGRADVDALVCEADTEAAAVESFDGPVATLDDPAHGATDLAAVEPATFDVPAWDRDCAQALVATSGTTGGPKLVELTSGNLLASAAASSWRLGVLPADRWYCTLPMYHMGGLAPVYRSVLYGTAVVVGTPGSFDPERALAEMSEHDATGVSVVPTMARDLLDVDDGALADLRFVLVGGAATPDALVERANEAGVPLHPSYGMTEAASQIATARPADTAAALGTVGHPLVFTEVTVTDGEGTVLPPGEPGEIVVSGSTVSPGYYGDEDATDEAFGPHGFHTGDAGYRDTEGRLWVLNRLDDRIVTGGENVDPGEVAGVLRDHPDVEEAFVLGLPDDRYGQRVAALVVGADDTAALESFARERLAGFKLPRTWRVVDALPRTASGTVDRAAARDLFGDT, translated from the coding sequence ATGCGTGACTGGCTGGCCCTGCGGGCCGGGGCGACCCCGACGCGGACCGCGCTCGTGGACGCGCGGACCGGGCGGGCGACGACTTACGGCGCGCTCGACGCCCGCGTCGAGGAGCTCGCCGGCCGGCTCTCCGCGCTCGGGGTGGGCGTGGACGACCACCTCGGCGTCGTCGCCGGGACGCGCCCGGCCTTCCTCGAACTCGTCCACGCGGCCGCACGGGTCGGCGCCGTCCTCGTCCCGCTGAACGCGCGCTACACCGCGGCCGAACTGCGCGAGACGGCCGGCCGCGCGGACGTGGACGCGCTGGTCTGCGAGGCCGACACCGAGGCCGCCGCCGTCGAGTCGTTCGACGGACCCGTGGCGACGCTCGACGACCCCGCACACGGCGCGACCGACCTCGCGGCCGTCGAGCCGGCGACGTTCGACGTGCCCGCGTGGGACCGCGACTGCGCGCAGGCGCTCGTCGCCACCTCGGGGACGACGGGCGGTCCGAAGCTCGTGGAACTCACCTCCGGGAACCTGCTCGCCTCCGCGGCCGCGTCGTCGTGGCGGCTCGGCGTCCTCCCCGCCGACCGCTGGTACTGCACGCTCCCGATGTACCACATGGGCGGGCTCGCCCCCGTCTATCGGTCGGTGCTGTACGGGACGGCCGTGGTCGTCGGGACGCCCGGAAGCTTCGACCCGGAGCGCGCGCTCGCCGAGATGTCCGAGCACGACGCCACGGGCGTCTCCGTCGTCCCGACGATGGCTCGGGACCTGCTCGATGTGGATGACGGCGCGCTCGCGGACCTCCGGTTCGTCCTCGTCGGCGGCGCGGCGACGCCCGACGCGCTGGTCGAGCGCGCGAACGAGGCCGGCGTCCCCCTCCACCCGAGCTACGGGATGACCGAGGCGGCCTCCCAGATAGCGACCGCTCGCCCCGCCGACACGGCCGCGGCGCTCGGTACCGTGGGTCACCCGCTCGTCTTCACCGAGGTGACGGTGACGGACGGGGAGGGGACCGTGCTCCCGCCGGGGGAACCGGGCGAGATCGTCGTCTCGGGGAGCACCGTCTCGCCGGGCTACTACGGCGACGAGGACGCGACCGACGAGGCGTTCGGTCCCCACGGCTTCCACACCGGCGACGCGGGCTACCGCGACACCGAGGGTCGGCTGTGGGTGCTCAACCGCCTCGACGACCGCATCGTCACGGGCGGCGAGAACGTCGACCCGGGCGAGGTGGCGGGCGTCCTCCGCGACCACCCCGACGTCGAGGAGGCGTTCGTCCTCGGCCTGCCGGACGACCGCTACGGCCAGCGCGTGGCGGCGCTCGTCGTCGGCGCGGACGACACCGCCGCCCTCGAATCGTTCGCCCGCGAGCGGCTCGCGGGGTTCAAGCTCCCGCGGACGTGGCGCGTCGTCGACGCCCTGCCCCGCACCGCCTCGGGGACCGTGGACCGCGCCGCGGCCCGGGACCTGTTCGGCGACACGTAG
- a CDS encoding 3-hydroxyacyl-CoA dehydrogenase/enoyl-CoA hydratase family protein codes for MNVDDISRVTVLGAGNMGHGITEVAAIAGYHVTMRDIEQELVDDGYESIEWSLQKLSEKGLVEEDPDAVMDRIDTEVDLETAVSDADLVIEAAPEQMELKKEIFGDLDEFTPEGAILASNTSSLSITEIATATERPEQVVGMHFFNPPVKMDLVEVIYGAETSDETAEATYEFVESIGKTPIYVRKDVNGFVVNSVLGPFGDEAGWMVSEGAATIEEVDAAMVHRRGYPMGPFELGDLTGIDIGYHVRKEAGKDVPPVVQEKVDAGDLGQKTGKGYYDYEDGEGTTYEAGQGEDVDTLRIEARIVNEAAKLIGNDVATAEAIDTGMRLGAGFPEGPCRRADKLGLDTVLAKLEELYDEYGHERYEPSEHLRELVEAGHTGEDAGKGFYDYGGSDGERHYATIEHSLSEDGLLEITLDRPERLNALNQDLMDEVVHLLETTDVDDVRAVTFEGTGDRAFSAGADITGFAGIAPHEKDVTEFFRTVAEYPRPTLAKIDGFCLGGGHELALACDLRIATEGSEFGFPEINLGLIPGGGGTQRAIRMLSDARAKELVFRGERISAERAEEWGLINRAVSDEEFDETVEAFLDDLVGGAPIALRKAKQVMNAGRDQDIDAGLELEAQAFGLLLGTEDMQEGAAAFMEDREAEFEGK; via the coding sequence ATGAACGTGGACGACATCTCCCGTGTCACGGTGCTCGGCGCGGGGAACATGGGACACGGTATCACCGAGGTCGCCGCCATCGCGGGCTATCACGTCACGATGCGCGACATCGAGCAGGAACTCGTGGACGACGGCTACGAGTCCATCGAGTGGTCGCTCCAGAAGCTCTCGGAGAAGGGCCTGGTCGAGGAGGACCCCGACGCGGTGATGGACCGCATCGACACCGAGGTCGACCTCGAAACCGCCGTCTCGGACGCGGACCTCGTCATCGAGGCCGCCCCCGAGCAGATGGAACTGAAGAAGGAGATATTCGGCGACCTCGACGAGTTCACGCCCGAGGGGGCCATCCTCGCGTCGAACACCTCCTCGCTCTCCATCACGGAGATCGCGACCGCGACGGAGCGCCCCGAGCAGGTCGTCGGGATGCACTTCTTCAACCCGCCCGTGAAGATGGACCTCGTCGAGGTCATCTACGGCGCGGAGACGAGCGACGAGACGGCCGAGGCGACCTACGAGTTCGTCGAGTCCATCGGCAAGACGCCCATCTACGTCCGGAAGGACGTGAACGGTTTCGTCGTCAACAGCGTGCTCGGCCCGTTCGGGGACGAGGCCGGCTGGATGGTCTCCGAGGGCGCGGCGACCATCGAGGAGGTCGACGCCGCGATGGTCCACCGGCGCGGCTACCCGATGGGCCCGTTCGAGCTCGGCGATCTCACCGGCATCGACATCGGCTACCACGTCCGCAAGGAGGCGGGCAAGGACGTGCCGCCCGTCGTCCAGGAGAAGGTGGACGCGGGCGACCTCGGCCAGAAGACCGGCAAGGGGTACTACGACTACGAGGACGGCGAGGGCACCACCTACGAGGCGGGCCAGGGCGAGGACGTGGACACGCTCCGTATCGAGGCGCGCATCGTCAACGAGGCGGCGAAGCTCATCGGTAACGACGTCGCCACCGCGGAGGCCATCGACACCGGGATGCGCCTCGGCGCCGGCTTCCCCGAGGGGCCGTGCCGCCGCGCGGACAAGCTCGGGCTCGACACGGTGCTCGCGAAGCTTGAGGAGCTGTACGACGAGTACGGCCACGAGCGCTACGAGCCGTCCGAGCACCTCCGCGAACTGGTGGAGGCGGGCCACACCGGCGAGGACGCCGGGAAGGGCTTCTACGACTACGGCGGGAGCGACGGCGAGCGCCACTACGCCACCATCGAGCACTCGCTCTCGGAGGACGGCCTCCTGGAGATAACGCTCGACCGTCCCGAGCGGCTGAACGCGCTCAATCAGGACCTGATGGACGAGGTCGTCCACCTCCTGGAGACGACGGACGTCGACGACGTGCGCGCCGTCACCTTCGAGGGGACGGGCGACCGGGCGTTCTCCGCGGGCGCGGACATCACCGGCTTCGCCGGCATCGCGCCCCACGAGAAGGACGTCACCGAGTTCTTCCGGACGGTCGCGGAGTACCCGCGGCCGACGCTCGCCAAGATAGACGGCTTCTGTCTCGGCGGCGGGCACGAACTCGCGCTCGCGTGCGACCTCCGCATCGCAACCGAGGGCTCGGAGTTCGGCTTCCCGGAGATCAACCTCGGGCTCATCCCCGGCGGCGGCGGCACCCAGCGCGCCATCCGGATGCTCTCGGACGCCCGGGCGAAGGAACTCGTCTTCCGCGGCGAGCGCATCTCCGCGGAGCGCGCCGAGGAGTGGGGGCTCATCAACCGCGCCGTCTCCGACGAGGAGTTCGACGAGACGGTCGAGGCGTTCCTCGACGACCTCGTCGGCGGCGCGCCCATCGCGCTCCGGAAGGCGAAGCAGGTGATGAACGCCGGGCGCGACCAGGACATCGACGCCGGCCTCGAACTGGAGGCCCAGGCGTTCGGCCTGCTGCTCGGTACCGAGGACATGCAGGAGGGTGCGGCCGCGTTCATGGAGGACCGCGAGGCCGAGTTCGAGGGGAAGTGA
- a CDS encoding helix-turn-helix transcriptional regulator, with product MPEELTDDEERAMELIAREGGIHQSDFWKELDVDSRKGSRIAESLAEKGYVEREETLYEGHNTYFIEPVVHAEELDFSLLMAGDMLSPFVGDEEADPNADRFSQWVMTLAYR from the coding sequence ATGCCGGAGGAGCTCACCGACGACGAGGAGCGGGCGATGGAACTCATCGCGCGCGAGGGCGGTATCCACCAGAGCGACTTCTGGAAGGAGCTGGACGTGGACTCCCGGAAGGGGAGCCGCATCGCCGAGTCGCTGGCGGAGAAAGGGTACGTCGAGCGCGAGGAGACGCTGTACGAGGGCCACAACACCTACTTCATCGAGCCGGTCGTCCACGCCGAGGAGCTCGACTTCTCGCTGCTGATGGCCGGGGACATGCTCTCGCCGTTCGTCGGCGACGAGGAGGCCGACCCCAACGCCGACCGCTTCAGCCAGTGGGTCATGACCCTCGCGTACCGCTAG
- a CDS encoding MaoC/PaaZ C-terminal domain-containing protein produces the protein MSDDTAPDSYFETVEEGDTSTTSGRTITEADVVNFAGVSGDFNHLHLDDVRMAESSFGQRIAHGMLVLSAATGLLWQNRTQEEREAVVAFYGIDRLRFRAPVFLGERIHVETEVIGTERKPDGPGTGTVRYALEVVKNEDTVAVSCETVSLLE, from the coding sequence GTGAGCGACGATACGGCCCCGGACAGCTACTTCGAGACGGTCGAGGAGGGCGACACCTCAACGACGAGCGGTCGCACCATCACCGAGGCCGACGTGGTGAACTTCGCCGGCGTGTCGGGCGACTTCAACCACCTCCACCTCGACGACGTGCGGATGGCCGAGTCGTCGTTCGGCCAGCGCATCGCCCACGGGATGCTCGTCCTCTCGGCGGCCACCGGGCTGCTGTGGCAGAACCGCACACAGGAGGAGCGGGAGGCCGTCGTCGCCTTCTACGGCATCGACCGGCTGCGCTTCCGCGCGCCGGTGTTCCTCGGCGAGCGCATCCACGTCGAAACGGAAGTGATAGGGACGGAGCGCAAGCCGGACGGCCCCGGCACGGGGACGGTCCGCTACGCGCTGGAGGTCGTGAAGAACGAGGACACCGTCGCCGTCTCCTGCGAGACGGTGTCGCTGCTGGAGTAG
- a CDS encoding calcium/sodium antiporter, with amino-acid sequence MLSAWDLLLVVVGAAALWYGAEQFVAGAVTLARRVGLSDLVVGVVVVGIGTSLPEVAASVDAALAARADLAVGNAVGSNLVNLGVVLGATALVTPVRARRPLRRRDAPVMLAATVAVALALWDLRLGRWEGLLLLAGLVGYLVALLSGDRGRTRRARTDTAPERDGLGRTRAVFLTAGGLVLVVLGADVLVRGAVGLALAAGVSEWVVGETVVALGTSSPELAAAVAAARAGYPELAVGNVVGSCVFNALAVVGLVAVLAPSSVTPAATATVWWLVGLTALVTVLLFTGRKLTRAEGGVAAAANLVRWGLDLL; translated from the coding sequence GTGCTCTCGGCGTGGGACCTCCTGTTGGTCGTCGTCGGAGCGGCGGCGCTGTGGTACGGCGCCGAGCAGTTCGTCGCCGGGGCGGTGACGCTCGCCCGCCGGGTCGGCCTCTCGGACCTCGTCGTCGGTGTGGTCGTGGTCGGTATCGGTACCTCGCTGCCGGAGGTGGCCGCTTCGGTCGATGCCGCGCTCGCGGCGCGGGCCGACCTCGCGGTCGGCAATGCCGTCGGGTCGAACCTCGTGAACCTCGGCGTCGTGCTCGGCGCGACGGCGCTCGTCACGCCCGTCCGCGCCCGCCGCCCGCTCCGGCGCCGTGACGCGCCCGTGATGCTCGCGGCGACCGTCGCGGTCGCCCTCGCGCTGTGGGACCTCCGGCTCGGGCGGTGGGAGGGCCTGCTACTGCTCGCCGGCCTGGTCGGGTACCTCGTCGCGCTGCTCTCGGGGGACCGCGGTCGAACGCGGCGCGCGCGTACCGACACCGCGCCCGAACGGGACGGCCTCGGTCGCACGCGCGCCGTGTTCCTGACCGCCGGGGGGCTCGTCCTCGTCGTGCTCGGCGCGGACGTGCTCGTCCGCGGGGCCGTCGGCCTCGCGCTGGCCGCGGGCGTCTCCGAGTGGGTCGTCGGCGAGACGGTGGTCGCGCTCGGCACCTCCAGTCCCGAACTGGCGGCCGCGGTCGCCGCCGCGCGTGCCGGTTACCCGGAGCTGGCGGTCGGGAACGTCGTCGGCTCCTGCGTGTTCAACGCGCTCGCGGTCGTGGGACTCGTCGCGGTCCTCGCGCCGTCGTCGGTCACGCCCGCCGCGACGGCGACGGTGTGGTGGCTGGTGGGACTGACGGCACTGGTGACCGTTCTCCTGTTCACCGGGCGAAAACTGACGCGGGCGGAGGGCGGCGTCGCGGCCGCGGCTAACCTCGTTCGATGGGGGCTCGACCTGCTCTAG
- a CDS encoding mandelate racemase/muconate lactonizing enzyme family protein, whose product MNADYFSLPLAEPLATAAGDITEREGFLVGIDAPAPGLGEACPLPGWTESLDECRAALESADGGELDTLPPAARHGVSLALLDGAARDAGLPLYRHFGRDERVESVPVNATVGDAATETAVERVRDSVDAGFPAVKLKVGARPLGTDLDRVRAVRDACPDVELRLDANGAWTRAEAAEAFAALDALDVAYVEQPLPAGDLAGHADLRRHETGVALDEGLYEHGVDAALDAGAADTWILKPMAMGGPDVALEAAVLARGAGIDPVVTTTIDGAVARAAAVHVAAALPGVRACGLATGDLLAADFDPDPAPVESGRARVPQKEGNTGATSPADYA is encoded by the coding sequence ATGAACGCCGACTACTTCTCGCTCCCGCTCGCGGAGCCGCTCGCCACCGCCGCGGGCGACATCACCGAGCGCGAGGGCTTCCTCGTCGGTATCGACGCGCCGGCGCCCGGCCTCGGCGAAGCCTGCCCGCTCCCCGGCTGGACGGAGTCGCTCGACGAGTGTCGGGCGGCGCTCGAATCCGCCGACGGGGGCGAACTCGATACCCTGCCGCCGGCCGCGCGCCACGGCGTCTCGCTGGCGCTCCTGGACGGGGCGGCCCGCGACGCCGGCCTCCCGCTCTATCGCCACTTCGGGAGGGACGAACGCGTCGAGTCCGTGCCCGTCAACGCGACCGTCGGGGACGCCGCGACCGAGACAGCGGTCGAACGCGTCCGCGATTCGGTCGACGCCGGCTTCCCGGCGGTGAAACTGAAGGTCGGCGCACGGCCGCTCGGTACGGACCTCGACCGAGTGCGTGCCGTCCGCGACGCCTGTCCCGACGTTGAACTCCGTCTCGACGCGAACGGCGCGTGGACCCGGGCCGAGGCCGCGGAGGCGTTCGCCGCGCTCGACGCGCTCGACGTTGCGTACGTCGAGCAGCCGCTTCCGGCGGGTGACCTCGCCGGTCACGCCGACCTCCGACGCCACGAGACCGGGGTCGCGCTCGACGAGGGACTCTACGAGCACGGGGTCGACGCCGCCCTCGACGCGGGCGCGGCGGACACCTGGATTCTCAAGCCGATGGCGATGGGCGGCCCCGACGTAGCCCTCGAAGCGGCCGTCCTCGCCCGCGGCGCGGGCATCGACCCGGTGGTCACCACGACCATCGACGGGGCCGTCGCGCGCGCCGCCGCGGTCCATGTCGCGGCCGCGCTCCCCGGGGTGCGCGCCTGCGGGCTCGCCACCGGCGACCTGCTCGCCGCGGACTTCGACCCGGACCCGGCGCCGGTGGAGAGCGGCCGCGCCCGCGTCCCACAGAAAGAGGGAAATACCGGGGCGACCTCACCGGCGGACTATGCGTGA
- a CDS encoding PaaI family thioesterase, whose translation MSAGAERHERLASELESHDLLSWLDLSVVEMERGRVVFALPFDEKFANIASGTVHGGITATVIDTASGFALRTTFDSPREAALTTTDLNTRYVRPATDDLRVEAEVVRAGRTMGVTECEVTSVHEGERKVVATGGTTYRLFRQADGDDHPAGVNGGGAE comes from the coding sequence ATGAGCGCCGGCGCGGAGCGCCACGAACGGCTGGCGAGCGAACTGGAGAGCCACGACCTGCTGTCGTGGCTCGACCTCTCCGTCGTCGAGATGGAGCGGGGCCGCGTCGTGTTCGCGCTCCCCTTCGACGAGAAGTTCGCCAACATCGCGTCGGGCACCGTCCACGGCGGCATCACCGCGACGGTCATCGACACGGCGTCGGGGTTCGCGCTCCGGACGACGTTCGACTCGCCCCGCGAGGCCGCGCTCACGACGACGGACCTCAACACGCGCTACGTGCGCCCCGCGACCGACGACCTGCGCGTCGAGGCCGAGGTGGTCCGCGCCGGCCGGACGATGGGCGTCACCGAGTGCGAGGTGACGAGCGTCCACGAGGGGGAACGGAAGGTCGTCGCCACCGGCGGGACGACCTACCGGCTGTTCAGGCAGGCGGACGGCGACGACCACCCGGCGGGCGTGAACGGAGGGGGAGCCGAGTGA
- a CDS encoding DNA-directed RNA polymerase subunit L yields the protein MDLRVIENEETELSIEIAGEDHTFMNVLKGALLETEGVAAATYDMNPEQSGGQTDPILSIKTESGTAPLDALEAAAANVKDKATAFRDAFEAAA from the coding sequence ATGGACCTACGCGTCATCGAGAACGAGGAAACGGAGCTCTCCATCGAGATCGCCGGGGAGGACCACACGTTCATGAACGTCCTCAAGGGGGCGCTGCTGGAGACCGAGGGGGTCGCCGCGGCGACCTACGACATGAACCCCGAGCAGTCGGGCGGCCAGACGGACCCCATCCTCTCCATCAAGACGGAGTCGGGGACCGCGCCGCTGGACGCGCTGGAGGCCGCCGCGGCCAACGTGAAGGACAAGGCGACCGCGTTCCGCGACGCGTTCGAGGCCGCCGCGTAA
- a CDS encoding MFS transporter: MGVRRATAVLGRYEPVAIVGGLWLVAKLLRYTFPALFPTLREAPAFSATLLGAAYTVMMLLYALMQFPSGALADTVEDVRVVAAGALVAALGGGLFLLPASVPVLVAGMLLVGVGTGVHKTVSVSLLSRLYPERTGRALGTFDTLGTAGGVVAPLLVVAALSSVGWPWLLVATGLAGALLTVALALRVPRGDAPTVGLASAVRATDVRSYLPPFRRPRFLLFVAVTLCFAFAYNGVVAFLPLYLVESGLAAATASGLYSLLFAVSVVQVVSGDLADRLGTLRTSTLSLAVATVGLAGLVVGAGDGRLVLGGAVVLLGVGSHGFRPVRGAYLAASFPDEVRGGGVGIARTLLMGVGAVSPTVVGAVADAVGYREAFLALAAAMAGGVVCAAAMVATE, translated from the coding sequence ATGGGTGTCCGGCGCGCGACCGCGGTCCTCGGACGGTACGAGCCGGTCGCTATCGTCGGCGGCCTGTGGCTGGTCGCGAAGCTGCTGCGCTACACCTTCCCCGCGCTCTTCCCGACCCTCCGGGAGGCGCCGGCGTTCTCCGCGACCCTGCTCGGCGCGGCGTACACCGTCATGATGCTGTTGTACGCGCTCATGCAGTTCCCGAGCGGCGCGCTCGCCGACACCGTCGAGGACGTCCGCGTGGTCGCCGCCGGCGCGCTCGTCGCGGCGCTCGGGGGCGGCCTCTTCCTGTTGCCCGCCTCCGTGCCCGTCCTCGTCGCCGGGATGCTCCTCGTCGGGGTCGGCACGGGCGTCCACAAGACCGTCTCCGTGTCGCTGCTCTCGCGGCTCTATCCCGAGCGAACGGGCCGGGCGCTCGGCACGTTCGACACGCTGGGGACGGCCGGCGGGGTCGTCGCGCCGCTGCTCGTGGTGGCCGCGCTCTCCTCGGTCGGCTGGCCGTGGCTCCTCGTCGCGACCGGCCTCGCGGGGGCGCTGTTGACTGTCGCGCTCGCGCTCCGGGTGCCGCGCGGCGACGCGCCGACCGTCGGCCTCGCGAGCGCCGTCCGCGCCACGGACGTGCGGTCGTACCTCCCGCCGTTCCGGCGTCCGCGCTTCCTGCTGTTCGTCGCCGTGACGCTGTGTTTCGCGTTCGCCTACAACGGCGTCGTCGCCTTCCTTCCCCTGTACCTCGTGGAGAGCGGGCTCGCCGCCGCGACGGCCTCGGGGCTCTACTCGCTGCTGTTCGCCGTCAGCGTCGTGCAGGTCGTCTCGGGCGACCTCGCCGACCGGCTCGGCACGCTCCGCACCTCGACGCTCTCCCTCGCGGTCGCGACGGTCGGGCTCGCGGGCCTCGTCGTCGGTGCCGGCGACGGACGGCTCGTGCTCGGCGGCGCCGTCGTCCTGCTCGGCGTCGGGAGCCACGGCTTCCGCCCCGTCCGCGGCGCCTACCTCGCCGCGTCGTTCCCCGACGAGGTCAGGGGCGGCGGCGTCGGCATCGCCCGGACGCTGCTGATGGGCGTCGGCGCCGTCTCGCCCACGGTCGTCGGCGCCGTCGCCGACGCGGTCGGTTACCGGGAGGCGTTCCTCGCGCTCGCCGCCGCGATGGCCGGCGGGGTCGTCTGTGCGGCCGCGATGGTCGCGACCGAGTGA
- a CDS encoding NRDE family protein → MCTLTFAWRRFDDHLAVAANRDEALARPSSPPAIRDGDPRVFAPRDEEAGGTWLGYNEAGVFVALTNRWTRAVTDGDRSRGLLVREALDRPDASAAAGFVRDELDARTYEPFHLLVADAERALLFEHDRDTSVAHLAPGVYVVGNTGWCGVRSGPAGATEPQRTESFFVPDRRPEVGREQAANDRRVLDTLAAAAEGADADAWLARGGEVLSDHEYGVCIHGDGFGTKSSSLVRLGAERAWRHAEGPPCETPYEPLDAL, encoded by the coding sequence GTGTGTACGCTCACCTTCGCGTGGCGCCGCTTCGACGACCACCTCGCGGTGGCCGCGAACCGCGACGAGGCGCTGGCGCGACCCTCGTCGCCCCCCGCGATACGCGACGGCGACCCGCGCGTCTTCGCCCCCCGCGACGAGGAGGCCGGCGGGACGTGGCTCGGCTACAACGAGGCCGGCGTCTTCGTCGCGCTGACGAACCGCTGGACCCGCGCCGTGACCGACGGCGACCGCTCGCGCGGGCTACTCGTCCGCGAGGCGCTCGACCGGCCCGACGCCTCGGCCGCCGCGGGGTTCGTCCGCGACGAACTGGACGCGCGGACGTACGAGCCGTTCCACCTACTCGTCGCGGACGCCGAGCGCGCGCTGCTGTTCGAACACGACCGCGACACCTCCGTCGCTCACCTCGCGCCGGGCGTCTACGTCGTCGGCAACACCGGCTGGTGTGGGGTTCGCTCGGGGCCGGCGGGCGCGACGGAGCCACAGCGCACCGAGTCCTTCTTCGTGCCCGACCGACGGCCCGAGGTGGGCCGCGAGCAGGCGGCGAACGACCGTCGGGTGCTCGACACGCTCGCCGCGGCCGCCGAGGGGGCCGACGCGGACGCGTGGCTGGCACGGGGCGGCGAGGTGCTCTCGGACCACGAGTACGGCGTCTGTATCCACGGCGACGGCTTCGGCACGAAGTCGTCCTCCCTCGTCCGACTGGGGGCGGAGCGCGCGTGGCGACACGCCGAGGGCCCACCGTGCGAGACGCCCTACGAGCCGCTGGACGCGCTGTGA
- the hisF gene encoding imidazole glycerol phosphate synthase subunit HisF yields the protein MTLTKRIIPCIDVDLNDEGEAAVYTGVNFEDLEYTGDPVEMAKKYNEAGADEFVFLDITASAEGRETMLDTVSAVADEVFIPLTVGGGIRTEEDVKETLRAGADKVSINSGAIARPELISEGARAFGNQCIVISVDARRRFDEKGDHYVEVDGESCWFECTVKGGREGTGLDVVTWAEEAESRGAGELFVNSIDADGTKDGYDIPLTRAVCDAVSTPVIASSGCGGPEDMYEVFTEAGADAGLAASIFHFDEYGIDEVKRYLDERGVPVRL from the coding sequence ATGACGCTCACGAAGCGTATCATCCCCTGTATCGACGTGGACCTGAACGACGAGGGCGAGGCCGCCGTCTACACGGGCGTCAACTTCGAGGACCTCGAGTACACCGGCGACCCCGTCGAGATGGCCAAGAAGTACAACGAGGCCGGCGCCGACGAGTTCGTCTTCCTCGACATCACGGCGAGCGCGGAGGGCCGCGAGACGATGCTCGACACCGTCTCGGCGGTCGCCGACGAGGTGTTCATCCCGCTCACCGTCGGGGGCGGTATCCGGACCGAGGAGGACGTCAAGGAGACGCTGCGGGCCGGCGCGGACAAGGTCTCCATCAACTCCGGGGCCATCGCCCGTCCCGAACTCATCAGCGAGGGCGCGCGGGCCTTCGGCAATCAGTGTATCGTCATCTCCGTGGACGCGCGCCGCCGGTTCGACGAGAAGGGCGACCACTACGTCGAGGTGGACGGCGAGTCCTGCTGGTTCGAGTGCACCGTGAAGGGCGGGCGCGAGGGAACGGGGCTCGACGTGGTGACGTGGGCCGAGGAGGCGGAGTCGCGGGGCGCGGGGGAGCTGTTCGTCAACAGCATCGACGCCGACGGCACGAAGGACGGCTACGACATCCCGCTCACGAGGGCGGTCTGTGACGCCGTCTCGACGCCCGTCATCGCGTCGTCGGGCTGTGGCGGCCCGGAGGACATGTACGAGGTGTTCACCGAGGCGGGCGCGGACGCCGGCCTCGCGGCCTCCATCTTCCACTTCGACGAGTACGGCATCGACGAGGTGAAGCGCTACCTCGACGAGCGGGGCGTCCCCGTCCGGCTGTAG